The sequence AGAACACTTTGgtccgacataaaatcacaaaaaatatctGAGTgatgattcaggctcaaatggaccaagtgtagcccaagaacccaattcagacaagtctagacaggccaaccccaatgtggaccagacaaggaggcccaggacagcctgccagaagaagttgggggcggttggtggcccgggcaggacGACTGACCtacttggtcggccgacctagcccgtgagccccaccgcctcaaccagggcacgtggcgtctctCCATTGGTCCATTAGGTCGGTTGCAGAGGTTctcacccgtggctccctgctataaatacaaggggggagggtagagaatgagaacacacaccacacttcctctcctctcttgctcatcttgcatagtctttaggcttagtggagtttaagAGAAGTAtaggagtcttcgagtcgccggagttgctcgagagttctggtatgggttcatctctagctctgtcttgtaatattcggttgtttgtaatagaattagactatggttgccgatatctgcttgaagtatattctgagttatcggatatatgcttcttgatatggttgagttattattcaatgcttgcattgtataatcaccctgtgctggagatggttagtcttttgttcttagaactctatcaactgctctagtatttgtatgattgctctagtgctatatctgtccatccggagggtggggacTCCGCgcaggacactagagtatcccttactagtgtagacatggtgtctagattagctaagagttgctagatgtcaactatacccacggtttgtagaggtagccggcaggtggtgacagccctgtccgagcccgagtaatcctccacgttcagtatggggggtaggaggtacataaagtcgccggggtgtacgggctcctcccgttgcttcgatagcgatatctctgttgtgtagtttaatctctgatgagctaaccaatgagaaagtatagatatagctagcctagcatagttgattcgagctctaacttctgtcttgctcccggcctagagcatcttctatctttcttttatttatttatccaagagggtagtttatgtgtgtgtcacactacctcctatcatgttattatcttacccctgtttatgcatgagaatatccaatctagataaagttcatcaactagtctatttctcttcactcaccgccttccctgcggaaatataaatgacaccccggtatattctcgggtaaaatgctacagcagtATTCCGTGGGTGGGAAACGGGAAAACAAACTCGATATTCCCCCGTAGTACTCACAGTAGTCGGAGGAGTGGGTGGGAAACGGGAAAACGAACTCGAAATTTCAAACCATAAATTCAAAATCTCGAGTTACTATTCATAGCACTATTCAAATTCAACTGACACTATAAAATTTGCGGCACTATTCAAAATACGAGGTACTATTCAAATTCGGAATATGAACAGTGCAATAGCACTCACCAGGGAGTGGATTAGGCACCCAAATTGCTACTATTGAAGGCACTAGTATGGTGGATGAAGCACCTTGCTCTTTATAGTGTGTGGATGGTGTGTGACTAGTGGACGAGTGCGTGATTATTATGACTGTGGAGTGCGTGATTATTATGACCGTGATTAGCGGAATATGGGTATGCGTGCGATTCTCAGGATCTTTAGCAGGCTTGCGAGGCCAAGGGTTCAGCAGGCGTGTGTGCAGATGGTTGTGTCTGtcctactcggtactcaccATACGCATCGCGAGTTTGCTTCGAAAGCAGCTAATTCTTTCCCAAACAGCACCCTAGCCACAGTGATACGAGGCGAGGTTCTATCGTCTCCCCAGGCAGTTCCACCCGAAAGGAACACTTCTCTATGGACACGGGCTCTCTTAGACGCCTCTCCCTAGGCTAAACGAGAGCAACTCAATGTAGAGGTTTCTCCTACAGGGTCCCTAGCATAGAAACTCTCCCCATTTAAACAGGCTACGGCAAAGCagggattttcaaagcaaaaaCTGCTCCATTTCCACAAACAAGCTTACATATGATTTTTCCTTTCGGGAAACCCCAAGCGCTTACACCCGCTAGGCAGATTAACTTACAGGCTACTGACGATCACAACAGGCTCccttatttctatattacaaTGGGAGTGGTACTAATTAAAGTGGAGTGGTGGTGGATGTGTTCTGGGTCTTCGGGGGTCGgtgtcttctctcctcttcttggTCCGGCGATGAATGTGTGCGTCTGGCTTCTCCTTTTATTGACGGGAGGAGCCTTCTGGCTTAAAGAAGCGCCTGGACACTTGGCGTCTTCAATTATTCTCCTTTACTATTGCCTGGACAGCTGGACGGCACTGCTGCCTTCAATAATTGTCCTGGCTATAGTAAAATTTACTGTTTATTCCTTTTGCTTTGTCCACTTCTGCACAATTTTCTTCACGTGATATTCCCTGGATATATTCGGGAGTATAGTCTTCCATGTCCGAATGATTGATGTCGCAGACATCGAGCAAACACTCTGGCATGTTGGCATGTTTATCCCTCCGCGAAATTGTTGATAATACTTTATCAACATTAAGTGTATAAAGACTATACTTGATTGTGCAAATCCGACTCCATTAATATTAATGGGTACCCTGGGTACTGAATATTAATCAGTACCCGAGCCAACCAACGCTTCCGACGCATCGATCGGACCCGCGCGCGCACGTTCCCTCGGCACGGAAACTTCCCTTGCGTCGTGGATGTCCCACCCTCCCCTGTGCGCTGCCCGGTTTTCTGTTtatcgagaaaaaaaaattatccgCGTTGCCGGTTGGCCGCTTGACTTCACGTGACAAACCAAGACTTCTGGAGCACATGCACGAAGATCGAAGAGGCAAGCAATCGTAAGCCCCGCAACAAACACAATTTTTTTTGGCTCATCTCTACCACGTGAAAAAAATAGAATTTACAATTTGAGTACATTTGTCTTGACGCAACGAGTACATCTCAAAGGCCATCAGAGCTAGCATTTTGGAAGTTGAAAATATTCATTTTGTGATGACCAGTTCACGCAAGCTACGGTGATAATCTCAGATAATTTTCAAGTATAATAACTCTTCAACTAATAAAAATAGCTAACTATAATGACCAGTTCACGCAGACACTTTGCAGGATTATATATTAAATGCAAGTGCCATTTCCACTTGTGGGTGCCAATCTGAACAAAGTATACATAAAGAATTTATAGATCGTGAATCTAGAAACTTGACAGTGATTGGCATACAAGTGAAGGGAAGAAACATGTGTACACCAGCCTTCGCCTGCATCAGGCACAAGCATAAGATTCCTTTGGAATACATCGTCAAGTCATAAGAGCATCTCTTGCCGGCTGCTCAAATATAAGTCTTTGTTTTATATTTTTGGGCTGGCGTATAAAATTTATGGGTTTGAAATCTTCTTCAGACTTCAATGAGCCCGACCATCTGACTAGTGGGATCCAGCTGTCAGCGAAAGACCCCGTCCCCCTCTGCTCGCGGCCGCGCCCGCCTCGCCCCGTGGCCCGTGCCGCGCCGGCCAGACCCCTACAAGCTGCTACCCTTCCGCTTCCCCGTCGCTCTCGCTGGCCCTCTTTCCTTCCCGGTCAGCTTCCCCTCCGCCCAGGCCGTCCTCGTCTGCGGGaatccagctccagctccgtggccgtggccgtggcggccGTGCCGGTTCCACGACGACTCCGacatcctcctctccctcccgctgctcgcgcacggcgacgcgccggtgccggcgccgcctcccttcCGGTGGCCGACCAGCCGCACGCCTCGCTTCAGCCTCAGCGTCAAGAAGCCGGTTTGTGATATTGTCAAGAAGCAGCTTGCACTTGCTGATGGCACTGAAGTTTGTGGCTACTCCAAGTTCCAAGATCTTGGTGCTGAAGCAGCTTGCACTTGCACTTGCCGACGATCTCTGGAGCATCTTTGGGCAATTCATAGCTCCAAATAGTTGAAGGTACACTATTTCAATTCATGCCTTGAGTTCTCAATTTTCAGTTCAACAAAGTAGTTCAACAAAACTAATTGAATTTGTTGGTGCGGCAGATGTTGAGGTCCGAGAGGCTTCAGCGGTGGCGGAAGGAAGAGGAGGATTCCGATGAAGATGATGTCGTCTTCCTTGGTGCTATGCTTGCGGCATTAAAGTAGTTCAACAAAGTATTATTTCTTATTTGAGATGGCTGAATTTGGTCTGCAAGCTGTTTTGTATCTGACCCTGAAGCAGCAAACTAGTGCATCTAAATTAATTTGCCGTCTATTTTTATCAAACCTTGGTTGGACTCCAACTTGTTCATGCAATTCTTTTCAATTTTGAGTGCTGGTGTAGTGGCACCAGATTTGATGTTCCTTTTCATTCTGGAGGAAAGAAGATAATGCCGTTTCTTGTTTTCATTCTGCATCAGTAGTGAACACTTGCTAATAGTCAAACGAAAATAGTGCATTCAGCTATGGATGGTTCTTCCTATTCTACTTTGTAACACTTTCACTAGCTGTGATTGTTTTTTATGGTGTACTTGTTCCATGGAGTAGCAAATCTGCTCATAACATTGTATTGTCTCTGGAGTTTCACATTGCCTTCTGCATATACGAGGAACTAGAAATTAACAGATGATTTATCTACTATCAATTCAAGACAGAAGTCAGAACCAAATGGTTACAACTCCAGTTCTCTTTGCCAACATCTTTTCCGGAGCCAAAGATGAGAAAGGGCAAGCACAAGGGGAAGGGAAAACAGAAGGGAGGCAGAAGAAAGAGGCGTTGAGGAAAACACTTTTGTGACCAGTTTTGTATTAAGATAGATGAATAAAACTTTAGATGACACCTTGTAATCATTCTGGCATTAAGATATTTGTACCTTGTTCtgctagaatcttggaagcaaTATTTTGGGCTACAATTGTTCTGCTGGAATGAAACTTTATATTTGTACCTGATACGATTCTGGCATTAATAAAATGATTGTTTGTATATTAGTATACCTTGTATCCTTTGCAAGCACTTACTGTAGTATAGTTGAGAAATTTTCAACTCTGAATCTTCCTCCATGCAAGCACTTACTGTCATTGGCTCAGGTAGATACCCCTGCACAAAACTGTCAAAACTGCACTATTGTCTGTCATGTCCTGTCCAAACTACAAGTAGAAATATAGCTTGGCCTGGCTTCTGAATGTGAAAAGGCGACACTGTCAGTATTGCATAACAATGTCGATATCGAATGAACAATTTCTTCAGTTATTTCTGTGCTGATGGCCGTCTTTGCTATATTTCTGCAGGATGTTCACTAGCACTTGCATGGTTCGATCTGAAGCCACAGGCCTGGGATCAGCGAGACAATGAAGCCACAGGCATGGGATCAGCGAGACAATGAAGATGGATCGATCTGAGGGCCAGACAGCTTGTCATGAGCTTCTTGTTTCATTCTATTATTTTTGTTCTTCTGGTTGGATCCCCAAGCCAAAGGATGTGTGCGGACATTTAGGTCTTTTAGCAGCCCAAAGGAGATGCTGAGACTGCTTCAGTTAACAATGTTGATATTTCTGTTGTAGCAAACATAGCATTGCCTCCAGTGTTGTACTTGTAGCAAACAAATAAGATGCTACCGTGCATCAAATAAAATGGAATCTTGTTACTTATTTGGATCAGCCCTTTGCTGCCCCCACTGTCAGCTACTTATGTCGATATTTGTGTTTGTTGATGTAACAGAAATGTGTGTATGGCATGTGTGTCAGCTACTTTTCATGTGTGCACTTAAGATGGAGGACAACAATAGCTACTCAGGGAAGCATACAAGGATAAAAAACAATAGCTGCACGAACGGGAAGTTCTTGCATTGCAGCACATGTTGCATTGCAGCACATGTGCTCCTTTCAACTGCTGCTAGTGACACCGGCACTTACAAGCAAGAATAAACAATGCTGAAACTAGAACAAAATCTTTATTCCATCGGCAGCTGTAGGATCATAATCAGTGAACAATAATCAGTCCGAGCCCAAGGCAGACAGGAAAACAAGAACAGTCAGCACCAGCCAGCCCAATGCCAAATGACTAGGTTCACAATTCTCCCATGATTGTGTGCGAAACTTTCCACTTGAATTCAATTATCATATAGCATTTCAGAAACAGATAACTCGCAAGTACATTACAATAGATGTTCAGGTACAAAACTGCATCAGGTAGACCTAAATAAGGAGCACACAAAACTCTGAATTTCCCCAAATCCTGATTTCAGACAATGGCGTTTTGGACGCCCCGACCTGCAGGACCCTGCCCGGCGGCAGCGCCCGGCGGCGCTCCGTCCACCGCTCGGCGTCGCCCAGCGGGTCCGCGAGCTGCTCCCGGACCGcctcccgcaccgccgccgcggcgcgcgcgagggCCTCGCCGACTGGGGCGTCGCGGAGCCCGCCTACCGCCGTCCTCGCGTAGCACGCCTTGGCACAGTTGCCGAAGAACGCGGCCGACAGCGGCGGGCGCAGGCGCGCGCGGTAGTCCGCGGCGAACATGAGGTaggcgtcggcggtggcgtcgtCGAGGGCGTTCTTGGCGCGAACGCCGGACGTCCAGACCAGGGACGCGACGGCGGCGTAGGTGGCCcagtcgcggcggcggccgcggtgcGGTGTCGCCATCGGCGCCCTTGCTGTTGTGCCGTGACATGCGATGCTTCAGCGGCGCCCCGgccaggtgcggcggcggcctggtccGGCTCAGCCCGTCGTTGTCGGTGCCCCAAGCCGGCCGTCCGTCCCCCAGAGGGGCGGATCCATCCATGGCTGGGAAAGCGAGGTCCCCGTGTCGCGAGCGAACCAGAGGAGAGGGGAAAGAGGAAAAAATAGAAGTGGGCCCACGTGTCGGGTGGGAATAGAGGGCCTCAACTTCTAGGGGCTCTGGGCCAAAATTTAGTGGCCTGCACAAAATGGTAGTCCGTTTAGGGGTCCGACTGGAGTTGTTTTTTCCACCTAGGAGACTAAAAAACGGAATAGATGCCCATTTAGCCACTGGGCTGGAGATGATCTAAGGGTTAGGATGGATCAAATTGAAGGCATACAAAATGGATGTCTCTGAAAAACGTGAACCATCATGCTAACAAGAATCTTCCACACTTTGGTCGAGATATTTCAGCCTTCACCATCGTCTCACAGCTTGTTTGGAAGTCTTCCATAACACGACCAATCTGCTGTAATGTGATCTTAGAGCTGCACGCAGAATGGTCAAGCACCCATTACATGCATACTATGACAGGTTTATTACTACTATAGAATACTACAGAACAGGCATTTCTTTCAGGCCATTTGTCCATTTGTCCTGATTGGCTTTGAGCCCAGGATAAAAGgtgacttttgtcccgggtccaacggctagctggACATGCGGGGGAtaggggtcttttgtcccggttggaggcaccaaccgggaccaaaggcacCCCTTTTGTTCCGATTGgaccggttggtgtctccaatcgggacaaaaggcccttggcccccttatccccttccctctcccccgcccaagccattcagctcacttgttcttgtttttgctgttcttggctcaggagaggagagagagttttggctcatttcttcaccacatttgtgaagatcttttaTTCCCCTGTCCATCCATCGGCTCTAAAGGTTTGGAGcttatttttctcttcttccattgcttgtgtagctcatttcatgctttagaaatagagaaaatatgtagctcatttcttgaacatttagattgcatatgtagatgtgattttcttttagatttagatgagtatgtggatagtagaaatttttaaaatgagtgtagacacttcatgtgatttacttgtatatatgaccatattgtggatagttgatttttgtatttatgaatgaattaatgaaatgagtatattagaatttttttattatgaatggattattttgacactctagtgatgtattcgtTCATGCTCACACTGAAATCATCTAGAAgcttaaaaaatctttatttcgaaacaagtatacgtcgttaatctccattcaacggtgatgg comes from Panicum virgatum strain AP13 chromosome 4K, P.virgatum_v5, whole genome shotgun sequence and encodes:
- the LOC120701983 gene encoding hydroxycinnamoyltransferase 4-like; the protein is MATPHRGRRRDWATYAAVASLVWTSGVRAKNALDDATADAYLMFAADYRARLRPPLSAAFFGNCAKACYARTAVGGLRDAPVGEALARAAAAVREAVREQLADPLGDAERWTERRRALPPGRVLQVGASKTPLSEIRIWGNSEFCVLLI